A stretch of Macrobrachium rosenbergii isolate ZJJX-2024 chromosome 12, ASM4041242v1, whole genome shotgun sequence DNA encodes these proteins:
- the LOC136843987 gene encoding piggyBac transposable element-derived protein 3-like: protein MSRNRFQEIKKFLHCADNANLGNEKMAKVKPLYDLLNENIRQFGIPHEILSIDESMTPYYGRHSCKQFARQKPIRFGFKSGIMASSTGMSCYVKIYESKSENQSSKEPLGSRVIRECISACTEPTKHRFYFDNFFTSYDIVLDLKGKEINATGTVRSNRTKHCPLPTAKDVKKKPRGSYAYRSDGNVEIVTWNDNAVVTLCSNCEGLILLAWQNGVGRVNIEQPFIVKAYYKSMGGVDLFDRSLSDFSPASRGKKWKEGQQALPEDGPLFHLADGSASRLLRQAMWGDFISKAVTAGTSNLTPLCCPSLREYQKLGRERVEFKSDESKLSLLSETYWS from the exons ATGAGCAGAAATAGGTTTCAGGAAATCAAGAAGTTTCTTCATTGTGCTGACAATGCAAACCTTGGTAATGAGAAAATGGCTAAAGTGAAACCTCTGTATGatcttttgaatgaaaacattaGGCAATTTGGAATTCCTCATGAAATTCTGAGTATTGACGAATCTATGACGCCTTATTACGGGCGTCATTCCTGCAAGCAATTCGCCAGACAAAAGCCAATACGATTTGGCTTCAAATCAGGGATCATGGCTAGTTCAACTGGGATGTCCTGTTATGTAAAGATCTATGAAAGTAAATCAGAAAACCAGTCGTCCAAGGAACCTTTAGGAAGTAGAGTAATCCGGGAATGCATTTCTGCTTGTACTGAACCTACCAAGCACAGGTtctattttgacaatttttttacttcatatgaCATAGTCTTAGatctgaaaggaaaggaaataaatgccACTGGTACGGTCAGATCAAACAGAACAAAACACTGCCCATTGCCTACTGCAAAAGATGTGAAAAAGAAGCCAAGAGGATCCTATGCCTATCGATCAGATGGAAATGTTGAAATCGTTACGTGGAATGATAATGCTGTTGTTACTCTTTGCAGTAATTGCGAAGGTCTAATCCTATTGGCGTGGCAAAACGGTGTAGGAAGAGTGAACATTGAACAACCTTTCATAGTAAAAGCATATTATAAAAGCATGGGCGGTGTCGACTTGTTCGACAGATCTTTGTCAGATTTTAGCCCTGCAAGTAGAGGAAAGAAGTG gaaggaaggacaacAGGCACTCCCTGAAGATGGTCCACTTTTTCATTTGGCTGATGGAAGTGCTTCACGTTTACTTCGACAGGCGATGTGGGGTGATTTTATCTCAAAGGCAGTGACTGCTGGAACGAGCAATCTAACACCCTTGTGCTGCCCAAGCCTGAGGGAATACCAGAAATTGGGAAGGGAAAGAGTGGAGTTTAAATCTGATGAGAgcaagttatcattattatctgaaACTTATTGGAGTTAG
- the LOC136844212 gene encoding uncharacterized protein: MDPDSFYFRGTIHHKFFRDAVESLEDENIKTADIVITGIPEGGNGSEEEDINDDDLLDPSGVPDETAAKVDTMIPVEDKPRWMKKNIERKEMESESGKEREYASKKLSEFSSAIFFK; the protein is encoded by the exons ATGGATCCAGACTCTTTCTATTTCAGGGGAACAATTCATCATAAATTTTTCCGTGATGCCGTAGAAAGCcttgaagatgaaaatatcaaGACAGCAGATATTGTTATTACAG GCATTCCAGAGGGTGGAAAtggaagtgaagaagaagatataaatgatgatgatctTCTTGACCCTTCTGGTGTTCCAGATGAAACAGCTGCTAAAGTAGATACTATGATTCCTGTGGAAGATAAACCTCGctggatgaagaaaaatattgaaaggaaagAGATGGAATCGGAAAGTGGGAAGGAGCGCGAATATGCTTCTAAGAAACTCTCAGAATTTTCCAGCGCTATCTTCTTCAAGTGA
- the LOC136843988 gene encoding uncharacterized protein, translated as MEKVNNGLLTDVTRVYDRACEATKIPRRSMERIIREGRNTGKEYGEPTFNDRKRSRPCTVTALDDFDKCVLRRIALRFYARQDLPTIAKIWEEARRDIDFKGCKESLRKLLHELGFYYGRVNSRKFLLERNDVAATRTKFLRIMKKVQENEDQPIIYLDETWLNQNYTVGKCWTTNDRKKAIGVNPPTGKGARLIILHAGSKEGFVQNAELIFKAVNDGDYHQQMNRFVFENWFKSQLLPNIPPSSVIVMDNASYHSVATDKPPTTADKKNTIKEWLIKKGADLTDDMQKCELLQLVKIHSARTEKEYVIDKLAREHGHRVVRLPLYHCQYNPIELIWGQVKNYVSQRNNFKMADLRPLMQEAIQKVTKENWANAIKHVKKLQMEDSEGDDYVEHLMESFVIELRTSDDDDDDD; from the coding sequence ATGGAAAAGGTAAACAATGGGCTCTTGACTGATGTGACAAGAGTTTACGATCGGGCATGTGAAGCTACCAAAATTCCAAGGAGGAGTATGGAACGAATCATCAGGGAAGGGAGAAATACCGGAAAAGAATATGGAGAACCAACGTTCAATGACCGGAAAAGAAGTCGTCCTTGTACAGTAACCGCGCTGGATGATTTTGATAAATGTGTATTGCGACGAATAGCGCTAAGGTTTTATGCAAGACAGGATTTACCTACTATTGCTAAAATCTGGGAAGAAGCCCGACGAGATATTGACTTTAAAGGTTGTAAAGAATCTCTTCGGAAGTTGTTACACGAGCTCGGATTTTATTATGGGCGAGTGAACAgcagaaaatttttattagagAGGAATGATGTTGCAGCTACAAGGACCAAGTTTTTACGTATTATGAAAAAGGTTCAAGAAAATGAAGATCAACCAATTATTTACCTTGACGAAACTTGGCTGAACCAAAATTATACCGTTGGAAAGTGCTGGACTACCaatgacagaaaaaaagcaaTAGGAGTTAACCCCCCTACTGGCAAAGGGGCCAGGTTGATCATTCTTCATGCTGGCAGTAAGGAAGGCTTCGTCCAAAATGCAGAACTGATTTTTAAGGCGGTAAATGACGGAGATTACCACCAACAAATGAATCGCTTcgtctttgaaaattggttcaaaTCCCAGCTACTCCCGAATATCCCTCCTTCATCAGTCATCGTCATGGACAATGCCTCGTACCATTCTGTTGCTACTGACAAGCCACCGAcgacagctgataaaaaaaatacaataaaagaatggCTAATCAAGAAAGGGGCAGATTTGACAGACGACATGCAGAAGTGTGAGTTGCTGCAATTGGTGAAGATTCATTCTGCACgaacagaaaaagaatatgtCATTGATAAGCTGGCTCGTGAACATGGCCACAGGGTCGTCAGGCTTCCTCTGTACCACTGCCAATATAACCCCATAGAACTGATTTGGGGGCAGGTCAAAAATTATGTCTctcagagaaataattttaaaatggcggATTTAAGACCGTTGATGCAAGAAGCCATTCAAAAGGTCACTAAGGAAAACTGGGCTAATGCTATAAAGCATGTGAAAAAACTTCAGATGGAAGATTCTGAAGGAGATGATTATGTGGAGCACTTAATGGAGTcttttgtaattgaattacgCACAtccgatgacgacgacgacgacgattgA